In one window of Chryseobacterium sp. JV274 DNA:
- a CDS encoding response regulator transcription factor, whose translation MKTKILLAEDDPDFGMILKQYLELEDFEVSWFQNPEDVVPLLQTDFPFQIGILDVMMPNIDGFSLAKMIIKEKSNFPLLFLTAKNQKIDRLTGLKIGADDYIPKPCDPEELVLRIKNILKRTLPAVTESQIKIGAFSLDTTKLLLSHPNGNNRLTIREQELLLYLLKHNRTIITRDNILDNLWETNDYFTGRSLDVFISRLRKYFNSDPQIKIQSLRGIGFEVDFPTN comes from the coding sequence ATGAAAACTAAAATTCTTCTGGCAGAAGACGATCCGGATTTCGGAATGATTCTTAAGCAATATCTTGAATTGGAAGATTTTGAAGTCAGCTGGTTTCAGAATCCTGAAGATGTAGTCCCCTTACTTCAGACTGATTTTCCTTTTCAGATAGGAATTCTGGATGTGATGATGCCCAATATAGACGGTTTCTCGCTGGCTAAAATGATCATCAAGGAAAAAAGTAATTTTCCATTGTTATTTTTAACGGCTAAAAATCAAAAAATAGACCGCCTTACCGGATTAAAAATAGGTGCTGACGATTATATCCCCAAACCCTGCGATCCTGAAGAACTTGTTCTGCGAATTAAAAATATTTTAAAGAGAACACTTCCGGCCGTTACGGAAAGTCAGATAAAAATCGGAGCATTTTCACTGGATACTACCAAACTTCTATTGTCACATCCTAACGGAAACAACCGGCTGACCATACGGGAACAAGAATTGCTGCTGTATCTTCTGAAGCATAATCGTACTATTATTACAAGAGATAATATTCTGGATAATCTCTGGGAAACGAATGATTACTTTACCGGGAGAAGTCTTGATGTATTCATCAGCAGACTCCGTAAATATTTCAACAGTGATCCTCAAATAAAAATCCAATCCCTGAGAGGAATTGGATTTGAAGTCGATTTTCCAACCAACTGA
- a CDS encoding DUF2589 domain-containing protein, with product METLKSVLEASHAKKTKSELIDLLSGVEKVLTPAVYEKVSGIETSELSALTNKELLGIVEDFKKNYDEKWEKSFSGVSSEIMKLIAGKMAADEEIFRTSDAASADFAAELGSIDFATIIGGPLDACVKAQSNASIATVNFINEVGFELTDPANAASAKKLRMAEFKYKKNIPNPDFKEDEPVSATNPKTIPNDVEISVPFIALLNVPSFRIETCEVDFNVKLNSTYTKDVSDEFGINAGVSGGWGPVKFKVDVSYKRTSSTGIKVEKEYSLGVKVRATNDEMPAGLEKVLGLLSQ from the coding sequence ATGGAAACATTAAAATCGGTGCTTGAAGCAAGCCACGCCAAAAAAACAAAAAGTGAGTTAATTGACCTTTTGTCAGGAGTTGAAAAAGTTCTTACTCCGGCAGTCTATGAAAAAGTATCAGGAATCGAGACTTCAGAATTAAGCGCATTGACCAATAAAGAACTGTTAGGTATCGTAGAAGATTTCAAAAAGAATTATGATGAAAAGTGGGAAAAATCCTTTTCCGGAGTTTCTTCAGAAATCATGAAGCTTATTGCGGGTAAAATGGCTGCTGATGAAGAGATTTTCAGAACTTCAGACGCTGCCAGTGCAGATTTTGCAGCAGAATTGGGAAGTATCGACTTTGCTACGATCATTGGCGGACCTTTGGATGCGTGCGTAAAAGCACAGTCTAATGCCTCTATTGCTACCGTTAATTTCATCAATGAAGTTGGGTTTGAACTTACAGATCCTGCTAATGCTGCCAGTGCTAAAAAACTGAGAATGGCAGAATTCAAATACAAAAAAAATATTCCGAATCCGGATTTTAAAGAAGATGAGCCAGTAAGTGCCACCAACCCTAAAACGATTCCGAATGATGTAGAGATTTCAGTTCCGTTTATTGCATTGCTGAATGTTCCAAGTTTTAGAATTGAAACCTGTGAAGTAGACTTTAATGTTAAACTTAATTCTACTTACACGAAGGACGTAAGCGACGAATTCGGTATTAACGCAGGAGTATCCGGAGGATGGGGACCTGTAAAATTCAAAGTGGATGTATCTTACAAAAGAACTTCCAGTACAGGTATCAAGGTTGAAAAAGAATATTCTCTTGGGGTAAAAGTACGTGCAACCAATGACGAAATGCCTGCCGGACTTGAAAAAGTGCTTGGGCTTCTTTCACAATAA
- a CDS encoding GLPGLI family protein, which yields MKKTLILLILMLGMQINAQTYRFIYELQYRFEPNGTSYDKEEMVLDINTEEVKFYELEFLVSDSLNILHGGISSQHTSQSGQTIIRKRNSNKNKNFVQIMMMPYYYVFETEDNIQWKIEADTKKINNYNLQRATAVFGGRNWTAWFTPDINIPEGPYKFRGLPGLVLYVEDDKKDFIYSFSRNKNLPKTYDTKSFLEKHYSLDPIAIDLKKWVKLNLEFYNDPYARMRTEFQPDWNVRINGQQIKSKEEFAGLTKQTQIDIKKYYNPIELDKAIPYP from the coding sequence ATGAAAAAGACACTTATTCTTCTTATTCTGATGCTTGGGATGCAGATTAATGCGCAAACCTACCGCTTTATATATGAACTTCAATACAGATTTGAACCCAATGGTACAAGTTATGATAAAGAAGAAATGGTGCTGGATATCAATACGGAGGAAGTGAAATTTTATGAATTAGAATTTTTAGTAAGCGATTCCCTGAATATTCTTCACGGGGGAATTTCTTCTCAACATACCAGCCAGTCCGGACAAACCATTATCCGAAAAAGAAATTCCAATAAAAATAAAAACTTTGTTCAGATCATGATGATGCCTTATTATTATGTTTTTGAAACAGAGGATAATATCCAGTGGAAAATAGAGGCTGATACTAAAAAGATCAATAACTATAATTTACAAAGAGCAACTGCTGTGTTTGGAGGAAGAAACTGGACCGCGTGGTTTACGCCGGATATCAACATTCCTGAAGGCCCCTATAAATTCAGAGGATTGCCGGGACTGGTTCTCTATGTGGAAGATGATAAGAAAGATTTTATATATTCTTTCTCCCGAAATAAAAATCTGCCAAAAACATACGATACAAAAAGCTTTCTTGAAAAACATTATTCACTGGATCCTATTGCCATTGACTTAAAAAAATGGGTAAAACTGAATCTGGAGTTTTACAATGATCCATATGCCAGAATGAGAACCGAATTTCAGCCGGACTGGAATGTCCGCATTAATGGGCAGCAAATCAAAAGCAAAGAAGAGTTTGCAGGTTTGACTAAACAAACGCAGATAGACATCAAAAAATATTATAATCCGATTGAACTGGATAAAGCCATTCCTTATCCATAA
- a CDS encoding endonuclease/exonuclease/phosphatase family protein, whose translation MNFRFSMVFLMFFALGFSQDLTVMSFNIRLNVESDKDNAWPKRKQDVADLLTYYHPDYFGVQEALPEQMKDIKTGLKNYNYIGVGRDDGKEKGEFSAIFYDTNKLEVVKSGTFWLSETPEKPSKGWDAALNRICTYAVFKDKQSKKEFLAMNLHFDHVGNVARVKSSELILKKIKELNPKNLPVALSGDFNLTDDSEPIKILSQNMKDTFYHSETKHYGPVGTFTGFNVNEVPKDRIDYIFTQGFKIRSHRHINDRRENLLYPSDHFPVIVNLSL comes from the coding sequence ATGAATTTCAGATTTTCAATGGTGTTTCTGATGTTTTTTGCATTAGGATTTTCACAGGACCTTACCGTAATGAGTTTTAATATCAGACTGAATGTAGAGTCTGATAAAGACAATGCCTGGCCAAAAAGAAAGCAGGATGTTGCAGATTTGCTGACCTATTATCATCCTGATTATTTCGGAGTACAGGAAGCGCTTCCGGAACAGATGAAAGATATTAAAACAGGATTAAAAAACTATAATTATATAGGAGTAGGAAGAGATGATGGCAAAGAAAAAGGAGAATTTTCTGCTATTTTTTATGATACGAACAAACTTGAAGTTGTAAAATCAGGAACGTTCTGGTTATCTGAAACTCCGGAAAAACCCTCAAAAGGCTGGGATGCTGCATTGAACAGAATCTGTACCTATGCTGTATTTAAAGATAAACAATCAAAGAAAGAATTCCTGGCGATGAATCTTCATTTCGATCATGTAGGAAATGTAGCAAGGGTAAAATCTTCCGAACTTATCCTGAAAAAAATAAAAGAACTGAATCCAAAAAATCTTCCGGTGGCCCTAAGCGGAGACTTTAACCTGACAGATGATTCAGAACCCATTAAAATTCTTTCACAGAATATGAAAGACACTTTCTACCATTCTGAAACCAAACATTACGGTCCGGTAGGAACTTTTACTGGCTTCAACGTCAATGAAGTTCCAAAAGACAGAATTGATTATATTTTTACACAAGGTTTCAAAATAAGATCTCACCGACACATTAATGACAGAAGAGAAAATCTTTTGTATCCATCAGACCATTTTCCGGTGATTGTGAACCTTTCCCTATAA
- a CDS encoding M1 family metallopeptidase, which yields MKKIFSGMLMVVSLLQLSAQELYMPRNIKKAYEKGTRDISGAPGKNYWQNKGAYNVDVRVDANTKIVSGKETILYTNNSPDSLTELAIRFVNNLHKPQSPRSGFVSKDFLSSGLKIKSFIVNGEKYDVNSDDWSTVEKVKLKTALKSKSKAEVKIEWEYPLSVQSGREGQIDPETFYVAYSFPRISVYDDYNGWDMLPHSDRQEFYNDFNDYSFAITAPKNFVVWATGDFLNPEAVLQPEYLKRYKASLKSDKVMHIATEQEMKSGKVTKPNKWNVWKFKASHITDFCFAMSNHYVWDAASVQLKSKRASVQAGYKNGAKDFEHYVDWMRYNLDWFSKNWPGVEYPYNVMTAIQGYADMEYPMMINDTSIPDDLKDARLTADHEIAHTYFPFYMGINETRYAFMDEGWATTLEYLIGIDENGEAAAKEFYKNFRVKKWINDPSSEQDQPVITMSTQVSGAGYGNNSYVKASLSYLALKDYLGDELFKKALHHYMDNWNGKHPVPWDYFNSMNTGSGKNLNWFFHNWFYTNNYIDLKVAEASQMNDMLTINVTNVGGFAIPFDAILSYEDGTTEKLHFSPSIWEKNQKMTDLVIPIKKKVRSVQLDGDLFMDYTPDDNRKNL from the coding sequence ATGAAGAAAATTTTTTCCGGAATGCTGATGGTCGTTTCCTTACTGCAATTGTCTGCACAGGAACTCTATATGCCGAGGAATATCAAAAAAGCATATGAAAAAGGGACCCGTGATATCTCCGGAGCACCAGGTAAAAACTATTGGCAGAATAAAGGAGCCTACAATGTGGATGTGAGGGTGGACGCCAATACAAAAATAGTTTCCGGAAAAGAAACAATTCTCTATACAAACAATAGCCCGGATAGCCTGACTGAACTGGCCATACGTTTTGTGAATAACCTTCATAAACCGCAGTCGCCAAGATCAGGATTTGTGTCTAAAGATTTTCTATCTTCAGGGCTTAAGATCAAATCTTTCATTGTAAACGGTGAAAAATATGATGTCAACAGTGACGACTGGAGTACCGTTGAAAAAGTAAAATTAAAAACAGCTTTAAAATCTAAATCAAAAGCTGAAGTAAAAATTGAATGGGAATATCCGCTTTCAGTACAGAGTGGAAGAGAAGGACAGATAGATCCTGAAACATTCTATGTAGCCTATTCTTTTCCAAGAATTTCCGTGTATGATGATTATAACGGATGGGATATGCTTCCACATTCAGACAGACAGGAGTTTTATAACGACTTCAACGACTATAGTTTTGCCATCACCGCACCCAAGAATTTTGTAGTCTGGGCAACAGGAGATTTCCTGAATCCGGAAGCCGTACTTCAGCCGGAATATTTAAAAAGATACAAAGCTTCATTAAAAAGCGATAAAGTAATGCACATTGCGACAGAGCAGGAAATGAAGTCTGGTAAAGTAACCAAACCGAATAAATGGAATGTCTGGAAGTTTAAAGCCAGTCACATCACAGATTTCTGTTTTGCAATGAGCAACCATTATGTGTGGGATGCAGCAAGTGTTCAGTTGAAATCAAAAAGAGCAAGTGTTCAGGCAGGATATAAAAATGGGGCAAAGGATTTTGAGCACTATGTAGACTGGATGCGTTATAATCTTGATTGGTTCTCTAAAAACTGGCCGGGAGTAGAATATCCTTATAACGTAATGACTGCTATTCAAGGTTATGCAGATATGGAATATCCTATGATGATCAACGATACCAGTATTCCTGATGATCTTAAGGATGCAAGGCTGACAGCAGATCACGAAATTGCTCATACCTATTTCCCTTTTTATATGGGAATCAACGAAACAAGATATGCCTTTATGGACGAAGGATGGGCGACCACATTGGAATACCTTATAGGAATTGATGAAAACGGAGAAGCTGCAGCTAAGGAATTTTATAAAAATTTCCGTGTTAAAAAATGGATCAATGATCCATCTTCAGAACAGGATCAGCCGGTGATTACGATGAGTACGCAGGTAAGTGGAGCGGGATATGGAAACAATTCCTATGTGAAAGCATCATTATCTTATCTGGCTCTGAAAGATTATTTAGGAGATGAACTGTTCAAGAAGGCATTACATCATTATATGGACAACTGGAATGGAAAGCATCCGGTTCCATGGGATTATTTCAACTCTATGAATACAGGTTCAGGGAAAAATCTGAACTGGTTCTTCCATAATTGGTTTTATACCAATAATTATATTGATTTAAAAGTAGCAGAAGCCTCTCAAATGAATGATATGCTCACCATAAACGTTACCAACGTAGGTGGATTTGCTATTCCATTTGATGCAATATTGTCTTATGAGGACGGAACCACAGAGAAGCTTCATTTCTCACCCTCTATTTGGGAGAAAAATCAAAAGATGACCGATCTTGTAATCCCCATTAAGAAAAAAGTGAGATCTGTACAGCTTGATGGAGATCTGTTTATGGACTATACACCGGACGACAACCGTAAAAACTTATAA
- a CDS encoding outer membrane beta-barrel family protein has product MYKILFFLCFPVLILAQKQKAGGIVTNTENEKLSSVKVELYNSQNTLIKELKTDENGKFILEGIAEQEVKLVVKNQGYSLFEKKLDLTKLEPLNIILKKESQEIEGVVMTKRKPLVKRKVDRLEFNVENSNISSLNAWEILKNTPSVTVNNEVLGVKGSTGILVTINDKKVMLTGDELKNLLENTQGDEVKSVEVITNPPAKYEASGSAVLNIVLKKNKIEGYRGILSSKYVQTQYAKGVFGLSQYYKKDKLSIMGSYYRGLGTYYREGTDYVNYPESQTRWVSTMNRKDKNYNQNTLNFNVEYELDSLTNASLNYSGYFSPKSFGTYNVPTLIYNNQDIVESNYTTINDHRSRSINNSVSFQIDRKLNKKSSLSWINYFTGNNADKYQNVITSLNFAGQPPKEDNFLTKNKADVQLYSTQFDYQWKNDKLELESGAKYSFVKTNSQLDFSDNENGVLQYRPEKSSIFDYKEHNFALYSSLAYNIGKWNFKGGLRAEMTDLEGVVSEPYELNKSNYWKFFPTFYAQYTTENKQEFGFSYGKRISRPSYSWLNPAKSYYNLFSYYQGDPKLKATITHNLNLTYSWKDWNLDLYYRKEMYPSMEISYQEPGTNSLIYYFTNIEKGEAFGLSLYKNFQVKPWWNIIMSENLEHNENYFKGTDGLLYKNKVWNWVSNISTSFTLDKNNDWKMEMGHRYYSPGIQGTFRISAAWSAYFVMNRKFLNKKLEASLIFTDIFRTTGQKVSTKYANQDNYFLDYTDAQGISFSLKFNFGNQSVKNAKTIKKTAEQDRL; this is encoded by the coding sequence ATGTATAAAATTCTTTTTTTTCTGTGTTTTCCGGTTTTGATTCTCGCCCAGAAACAAAAAGCTGGAGGAATAGTTACGAATACTGAAAATGAAAAGCTTTCGTCGGTAAAAGTTGAGCTGTATAATTCTCAAAACACATTAATTAAAGAATTAAAAACTGATGAAAACGGAAAATTTATACTGGAGGGAATAGCAGAACAGGAGGTAAAACTGGTAGTTAAAAACCAGGGATACTCTTTATTTGAGAAAAAACTTGATCTGACAAAACTTGAACCTCTGAATATTATCCTTAAAAAAGAATCTCAGGAAATAGAAGGCGTTGTAATGACGAAGCGTAAGCCTTTGGTGAAAAGAAAAGTAGACCGTCTGGAATTTAATGTTGAAAACAGTAATATTTCATCACTCAATGCCTGGGAAATTCTAAAAAATACACCGAGTGTCACCGTAAATAATGAGGTGCTCGGAGTAAAGGGAAGCACCGGAATTTTGGTGACCATTAATGATAAAAAGGTAATGCTGACGGGAGATGAACTGAAAAACCTTCTGGAAAATACACAGGGAGATGAAGTGAAATCTGTAGAAGTGATTACTAATCCGCCTGCGAAATATGAAGCTTCAGGAAGTGCAGTTCTCAATATCGTTCTGAAAAAGAATAAAATTGAGGGCTACCGGGGAATTCTCTCATCCAAATATGTGCAGACACAATATGCGAAAGGCGTTTTTGGTCTTTCCCAATATTATAAAAAAGATAAACTTTCCATTATGGGAAGCTATTATAGAGGGCTGGGAACATACTACCGGGAAGGAACAGACTATGTGAACTATCCGGAAAGCCAAACCCGATGGGTCAGTACGATGAACAGGAAGGATAAAAACTATAACCAGAATACCCTGAATTTTAATGTGGAGTATGAATTGGACAGCTTGACCAATGCAAGCCTCAACTATTCAGGGTATTTTTCTCCAAAATCCTTCGGAACCTACAATGTTCCTACACTGATCTATAATAATCAGGATATCGTAGAATCTAATTATACCACGATCAACGATCACCGCTCACGTTCCATTAATAACTCTGTAAGTTTTCAGATAGACCGGAAGCTGAATAAGAAAAGCAGTCTTTCGTGGATCAATTATTTTACCGGAAACAACGCCGATAAATACCAGAATGTAATCACCAGTCTGAACTTTGCAGGCCAGCCTCCAAAAGAAGATAATTTCCTTACAAAGAATAAAGCGGATGTTCAGCTGTATTCCACACAATTCGATTATCAGTGGAAAAATGATAAACTGGAGCTGGAATCCGGAGCAAAATATAGTTTTGTAAAGACCAACAGTCAACTTGATTTCTCTGATAATGAAAATGGAGTACTGCAATACCGCCCGGAAAAGAGCAGTATCTTTGATTATAAAGAACATAATTTTGCCCTGTATTCTTCACTAGCCTATAACATTGGAAAATGGAATTTCAAAGGAGGGCTTCGTGCAGAAATGACAGATCTTGAAGGCGTGGTCTCTGAACCTTATGAATTGAATAAAAGCAATTACTGGAAATTCTTCCCCACTTTTTACGCACAATATACCACAGAAAATAAACAGGAATTCGGTTTCTCTTATGGGAAAAGGATCAGCAGACCTTCCTATTCATGGTTGAATCCTGCGAAATCTTATTACAATCTGTTTTCATACTATCAGGGAGATCCGAAGTTAAAAGCAACAATCACCCATAATCTCAATCTTACCTATTCCTGGAAAGACTGGAATCTGGATCTGTATTACCGAAAAGAAATGTATCCGTCTATGGAAATTTCATATCAGGAACCCGGTACCAACAGCCTCATTTATTACTTCACGAATATTGAAAAAGGAGAAGCTTTCGGATTGAGTCTGTACAAAAACTTTCAGGTCAAACCATGGTGGAATATCATTATGTCTGAAAATCTTGAACACAATGAAAATTATTTCAAAGGTACAGACGGATTGCTGTATAAAAATAAAGTCTGGAACTGGGTCTCCAATATTTCAACAAGTTTTACCCTTGATAAAAACAACGATTGGAAGATGGAAATGGGACACCGCTACTATTCTCCAGGAATACAAGGGACTTTTAGAATTTCTGCGGCGTGGTCGGCATATTTTGTAATGAACAGAAAGTTCCTGAATAAAAAACTGGAAGCAAGTCTTATATTCACTGATATTTTCAGAACAACAGGTCAGAAAGTCAGTACAAAATACGCAAATCAGGATAATTATTTCCTCGATTATACGGATGCTCAAGGCATCTCCTTTTCACTGAAATTCAACTTTGGAAATCAGTCTGTGAAAAATGCAAAAACAATAAAGAAAACTGCCGAACAAGATAGGCTGTAG
- a CDS encoding sensor histidine kinase, producing the protein MIAKSKILISVFAALFLLLLGIQVYFMYKTYQVKERDIYRSVNDGLTNYTDGLEDIQEAKEKNDDSLQEIIIQYHNKEINKKDFLNYFIENRKSARERLIHYIDSRYQKDGYEISARIRYLSIVHLPDSTKIITEPIVIFETQDKLKKPRIASNGSWETSTTKRDDSDKGQVEKRNTFLVKTQTDFEIKNIKSIVFKELTLLIICCAILLSGVLLLYIFTIRNLIQQQKQVEVLHTIVDNISHEFKTPIATLKIASKALKKEWNPETLPLIDRQISRLESLMFQLHKNEIPDEMTAIQPEDWDFFIQDLAVTYSDIDFKLENSVSQKLPYDKNLMETVIKNLCENSVKYGASVVKINIRNSSQQLEIEVSDNGHGMETKELKNIFEKFYRIQNNNIHNSKGLGLGLYFVKKIIANYGGKTEVSSQLNLGSTFKISIPYEN; encoded by the coding sequence ATGATAGCCAAGAGTAAAATTCTGATTTCGGTTTTTGCCGCCCTGTTCCTCCTTTTACTGGGAATACAGGTTTACTTTATGTATAAAACCTATCAGGTAAAAGAGAGGGACATCTACAGATCCGTGAATGACGGGCTTACCAATTATACAGACGGTCTGGAAGACATTCAGGAAGCTAAAGAGAAAAATGACGACTCCCTTCAGGAAATCATTATACAATATCATAATAAGGAGATCAATAAAAAGGATTTTCTGAATTATTTTATAGAAAACAGAAAGTCTGCCAGAGAAAGACTGATCCATTATATTGACAGCCGCTACCAGAAAGACGGATATGAGATTTCTGCAAGAATCCGGTATCTTTCAATTGTTCATCTGCCAGACAGCACAAAAATAATTACAGAACCTATTGTTATTTTTGAGACACAGGATAAGCTTAAAAAGCCGCGTATTGCAAGTAACGGAAGTTGGGAAACTTCAACCACCAAAAGAGATGATTCGGATAAAGGTCAGGTTGAAAAAAGAAATACTTTTCTTGTCAAAACCCAGACAGATTTTGAGATTAAGAATATAAAGAGTATTGTTTTCAAAGAGCTTACTTTACTGATTATTTGCTGTGCTATACTTCTTTCCGGAGTCCTTCTGCTCTATATCTTCACGATCAGAAATCTGATCCAGCAGCAAAAGCAGGTAGAAGTTCTCCACACCATTGTGGATAACATTTCACATGAGTTTAAAACTCCGATCGCTACTTTAAAAATAGCTTCAAAAGCATTAAAAAAAGAATGGAATCCTGAAACACTTCCTCTTATCGACAGGCAGATTTCCCGGCTTGAAAGCCTGATGTTCCAGCTTCATAAGAATGAAATACCGGATGAGATGACAGCCATACAGCCTGAAGACTGGGATTTTTTCATTCAGGATCTTGCGGTTACTTATTCTGATATTGATTTTAAACTTGAAAATTCAGTTTCACAAAAGCTTCCCTATGATAAAAACCTGATGGAAACAGTCATTAAAAATCTTTGTGAAAACAGTGTCAAATATGGAGCATCTGTTGTGAAAATAAATATCCGTAACAGTTCTCAACAATTAGAAATCGAAGTTTCTGACAACGGTCACGGCATGGAAACAAAAGAGCTGAAGAACATTTTTGAAAAATTCTACAGAATACAGAATAACAATATTCATAATAGTAAAGGGCTTGGACTAGGACTTTATTTCGTGAAGAAAATTATTGCCAATTATGGCGGCAAAACAGAGGTATCCAGCCAGCTTAATTTGGGCAGTACTTTTAAAATATCAATTCCTTATGAAAACTAA
- a CDS encoding S8 family peptidase: MKTGRYIVLLQDQQKTALKKIEKELEVNITSSEFLSKENRSYEIIDQDNGVLYKNLGVLVVENMDEDQLKSAVKNESNPIIYYEKEREFFPADELQLINELKKQSAGLAEKISELEKYITGKPLPQQSFVEMEWGLKAIGLGNANYTGKGIDVCILDTGLETSHPDFSSEEIEGKSFIDGEDWNRDPNGHGTHCAGVATGNIRSDNGNRYGIARGCNLKIAKVLADNGRGTTSSVIDAIDWAITKKIRILSLSLASPVKLDDQPSVLFETIGERALENGCLIIAAAGNDSSRPQIPQPVSMPANSKSIMAVGAIDSQMKIARFSNAGINPSTGGNINVCAPGVDIVSAYPKNAKNKNNLYYSMSGTSMAAPHVSGLAALYMEQFPDKSAKEIWELIEKKARPIEGIKYRDIGNGLIQVYL, translated from the coding sequence ATGAAAACCGGAAGATATATCGTTTTGCTGCAGGATCAACAGAAAACTGCACTCAAGAAAATAGAGAAAGAGCTTGAAGTGAATATTACTTCTTCAGAGTTTCTCTCCAAAGAAAACCGTTCCTATGAAATCATTGATCAGGATAACGGAGTGCTTTACAAAAACCTGGGAGTTCTTGTGGTGGAAAATATGGATGAAGATCAGTTGAAAAGTGCTGTAAAAAATGAATCAAATCCTATTATTTATTACGAAAAGGAAAGAGAATTTTTTCCTGCAGATGAATTACAGTTGATTAATGAACTTAAAAAACAATCTGCCGGACTCGCAGAAAAAATTTCAGAACTTGAAAAATATATTACTGGCAAACCTTTACCTCAACAATCATTTGTTGAAATGGAGTGGGGATTAAAAGCTATTGGGCTGGGAAATGCCAACTATACAGGAAAAGGTATTGATGTCTGCATTCTGGATACCGGACTTGAAACTTCCCATCCTGATTTCTCCTCTGAAGAAATTGAAGGTAAATCTTTCATAGACGGTGAAGACTGGAACCGGGATCCCAACGGACATGGTACTCATTGCGCAGGAGTAGCAACAGGAAATATCAGAAGTGATAATGGAAACCGTTATGGAATTGCCAGAGGCTGCAATCTGAAAATTGCAAAAGTACTCGCGGATAATGGAAGAGGTACTACCAGCAGTGTAATAGACGCTATAGACTGGGCGATTACGAAAAAAATCAGAATATTATCTCTTTCGCTGGCATCCCCGGTGAAATTGGATGACCAGCCTTCTGTTTTATTTGAAACCATCGGAGAACGGGCGCTGGAGAATGGCTGTCTTATTATAGCGGCCGCAGGAAATGACAGCAGCAGGCCACAGATTCCGCAACCCGTTTCAATGCCGGCTAATTCAAAATCAATTATGGCTGTTGGAGCTATTGACAGTCAAATGAAGATCGCCAGATTTTCAAACGCAGGAATCAATCCTTCCACAGGAGGAAATATCAATGTCTGTGCTCCCGGAGTAGATATTGTAAGTGCCTATCCTAAAAACGCAAAGAACAAAAATAATTTGTATTACAGCATGAGTGGTACAAGCATGGCAGCGCCGCATGTTTCTGGACTTGCTGCTTTGTACATGGAACAGTTTCCGGATAAATCAGCAAAAGAGATCTGGGAACTGATTGAAAAAAAAGCAAGGCCTATTGAAGGCATAAAATACAGAGATATTGGAAACGGTTTAATACAGGTATACTTATGA